tgtggttttaaaaaaaagaagaaacagaaagtgaTGGAGCTCTCACCCAGCAGGGAATGCCAGCAGACACATGGGGCAGCTCTGCAGacgccctcctcctctgacacctccctcctcccccgCTTCTTTAACCTCCATCAGCTCTTCTTCATattcaccctcctcctcctccactgggCTGTCAGGTATCAGTGGTCTTTGTCTTCCTCGCTCTCctgctttcctctcctcttctcctcctacACTGGAGGTTCTCTTAGTGGACGTTTGAACAGATGTTCTGACGTCGAGACTTTTCCTGCTGTGGGAGGACGGCTCAGGTAGAGTCTGTACTGGGAGGTCCTGCTGGGAGGGGGTGAGCCTGAGAGGACCTGGACTAGATGAAGTCCTCAGAGACGGTTCAGGGAAGGGAGCGACCTCCTCGTTGAGGTCACACCAGCGCTGATCATCCTCCTCTAGAGCTGAGGGTCTCTGAGGcgacacaaacaaaacaagctgttttcaactttttaaacagagaggaaacatcCCACTGTGAGACGACGTGTGAATAAACACTCAGCGAGTTTTGAGGGGCAGTCGGTCCTGAAATGTTctaaacattttcaggagtgcttgtgtgaaaacagctgatggTTCATTCCTCAATTTTGTCTGAGCTTCAAACTACAGAATTTATAAAACCAATATATAAGAACATGTCCACAATAGAGAGTACGCCCTGATGTCACATCCCTTCAGGAACAAACCCCTCATTCAGAACATCCAGTAACATGGCGTCCTACGGCGAGGGACTCAACGACAACAgaagtgaaaacagacaaatatctAAACatgctgtctcccccccccacccccccccccccccccccctctctagagtccatgctcacgcaggtcaccatgtggtggacactgaagcttcagtgtttatccagctctgcatgggtctgtaaacctttctgtgttctaacctctctccatt
This region of Labrus bergylta chromosome 12, fLabBer1.1, whole genome shotgun sequence genomic DNA includes:
- the si:ch73-70k4.1 gene encoding Fanconi anemia core complex-associated protein 20 — protein: MSSSDTRRVCGSCSSLVNKEQLPAVEALWALTLKSTQLYLQDQNWDLIPDLPEPSTARPSALEEDDQRWCDLNEEVAPFPEPSLRTSSSPGPLRLTPSQQDLPVQTLPEPSSHSRKSLDVRTSVQTSTKRTSSVGGEEERKAGERGRQRPLIPDSPVEEEEGEYEEELMEVKEAGEEGGVRGGGRLQSCPMCLLAFPAGFTQMDCDGHLAQCLSEVNVDVTW